The following proteins are co-located in the Pedobacter frigiditerrae genome:
- a CDS encoding M56 family metallopeptidase: MPHFFIILLKINLVLILFAAAYYLILRRLTFYVINRVFLAFGILFGTIYPFIDLTDFFHKQSPQVAAFVPQVKQLVPSSFIGEYWQWIAALFYAGVVFMAFRLIIQFVSLYRMHKKSAPGSVANFEVRILNEPVGPFSFWQTVYINPSLHQERELQTILEHEQIHVKQWHSLDIILAELSVVFYWFNPGVWLMKKAVKENLEFITDEKILKKGVDKKAYQYSLLDVGNLMPAVEIVNNFNLSDLKKRIKMMNAKRSSKLTLSRYMLVLPVLLLTTLAFTVSKKDVKKHLAPIKQALIYARIIEKDETPAVEKKQTVKKKIFAKTIDITKDTTSLKFDFIVNTINIITDSAYSSLPDLTPEKAFIIARREGLPANVKARVAGMFMLKTDSLGDNREPKVENISIRLHGSEVPVTIADKPYTETVIVRGFKTGTKLPDSATRRASGVIYLNGQKISQEDLNKIKPDEIKNVTIQRAKTIQEVTVVGYGKKTNP; encoded by the coding sequence ATGCCACATTTTTTTATCATTCTGCTTAAGATAAATTTGGTACTCATTTTATTTGCAGCAGCTTATTATCTTATTCTTCGTCGCTTAACATTTTATGTCATTAATCGTGTGTTTTTAGCATTCGGTATTCTTTTCGGTACCATTTATCCCTTTATTGATTTAACTGATTTTTTTCATAAACAAAGTCCGCAAGTAGCAGCTTTTGTACCGCAAGTAAAACAGTTGGTGCCATCTAGCTTTATTGGAGAATATTGGCAGTGGATTGCTGCTTTATTTTATGCTGGAGTAGTGTTTATGGCTTTCAGGTTGATTATTCAATTTGTTTCACTTTACAGAATGCATAAAAAATCTGCGCCAGGCTCTGTAGCAAACTTTGAGGTAAGGATTTTAAATGAGCCAGTTGGTCCGTTTTCATTTTGGCAAACCGTTTATATCAATCCATCATTGCACCAAGAAAGAGAATTGCAAACGATTTTAGAGCATGAGCAAATTCACGTTAAACAATGGCATTCGTTGGATATTATTTTAGCAGAATTAAGCGTGGTTTTCTACTGGTTTAATCCAGGAGTTTGGCTAATGAAAAAAGCAGTTAAGGAAAACCTAGAGTTTATAACTGATGAAAAAATATTGAAAAAAGGAGTAGATAAAAAAGCTTACCAATACAGTTTATTAGATGTTGGAAATTTAATGCCAGCTGTAGAAATTGTAAATAACTTTAACCTTTCTGACTTAAAAAAACGCATTAAAATGATGAATGCTAAACGTTCATCAAAATTAACTTTAAGTCGTTACATGTTAGTTTTGCCAGTTCTATTGCTAACTACATTGGCCTTTACAGTATCTAAAAAGGATGTTAAAAAACATCTTGCGCCAATAAAACAAGCATTAATCTATGCAAGAATTATAGAGAAAGATGAAACTCCTGCAGTTGAGAAAAAGCAAACTGTTAAAAAGAAAATTTTTGCTAAAACTATTGATATTACTAAGGATACTACATCATTAAAGTTTGATTTTATAGTAAATACAATTAATATCATAACAGATTCTGCGTATTCGTCATTGCCAGACCTAACACCAGAAAAAGCTTTCATTATTGCAAGAAGAGAAGGGTTACCGGCAAATGTAAAAGCTAGAGTTGCTGGAATGTTTATGCTTAAAACAGATTCTTTAGGAGATAATAGAGAACCAAAGGTTGAAAATATATCTATTAGATTACATGGTTCAGAAGTGCCAGTTACAATTGCAGATAAGCCATATACTGAGACCGTTATTGTTAGAGGTTTCAAAACTGGCACAAAGCTACCAGATAGTGCAACGAGAAGAGCAAGTGGGGTTATTTATTTAAATGGACAAAAGATTAGTCAGGAAGATTTAAATAAAATAAAGCCAGATGAGATAAAGAATGTAACCATTCAAAGAGCTAAGACGATCCAAGAAGTAACGGTTGTTGGTTACGGCAAAAAAACTAATCCTTAA
- a CDS encoding response regulator transcription factor produces MIRVILVEDHKIMLASLAALLDKYDHIEVVAEVNSAKELFTFLEDDPKADVIIADVMMPKMDGIEMLTELKQKNVKIPVVLLSMLEDEKHSSAAFLAGANAYLSKNVEVEELLFAIGTVLKGKRYFASELGINILERYHKQLKNFGAENSQNISFSERELSVLKLIAEGKTNQQIADDLFLSRRTVEGIRQSILDRTGAKNTAALIKFAIFKGYIAS; encoded by the coding sequence ATGATCAGGGTAATTCTGGTAGAAGACCATAAGATAATGCTTGCCTCTCTGGCGGCATTGCTAGATAAGTATGACCATATTGAAGTAGTAGCTGAAGTTAACAGTGCAAAGGAACTATTCACGTTTTTAGAAGATGATCCTAAGGCGGATGTTATCATTGCTGATGTAATGATGCCCAAAATGGATGGCATTGAAATGCTAACAGAACTAAAGCAGAAGAACGTAAAAATACCTGTTGTTTTATTGTCCATGTTAGAAGACGAAAAACATTCTTCTGCGGCATTTTTGGCAGGTGCAAATGCTTATTTATCTAAAAATGTTGAGGTAGAGGAATTACTATTTGCTATTGGAACTGTACTAAAAGGAAAGAGGTATTTCGCTTCAGAACTAGGAATTAACATCTTAGAGCGCTACCATAAACAATTAAAAAACTTTGGCGCTGAAAATTCACAAAACATTTCCTTTTCAGAAAGAGAGTTAAGTGTACTAAAATTGATTGCTGAAGGCAAAACAAACCAGCAGATAGCCGATGATTTGTTTTTGAGTAGAAGAACGGTTGAGGGAATTAGACAATCGATTTTAGATAGAACAGGTGCTAAAAATACAGCGGCGTTAATTAAGTTTGCCATTTTTAAAGGTTATATCGCCTCATAG
- a CDS encoding response regulator produces MNKTIIIVETDQSILEVLVILLTGEGYDTKGTVKFEEAAALVDKEKPNLVIIEYKLRGLEAISLCKHFKSKYPKMAILTISCNGDIDSRYKTVGFDCFIAKPFDIDVLAQTIRLMLN; encoded by the coding sequence TTGAATAAGACAATAATCATTGTAGAAACTGATCAATCTATACTTGAAGTACTTGTTATATTGTTAACTGGAGAAGGTTACGATACCAAGGGCACAGTAAAATTTGAAGAAGCAGCAGCTTTAGTAGATAAAGAAAAGCCCAACCTTGTTATAATAGAATATAAATTGAGAGGATTGGAAGCTATTAGTTTGTGTAAGCATTTTAAAAGTAAATACCCAAAAATGGCAATATTAACAATTAGTTGTAATGGGGATATTGATTCTCGTTATAAAACTGTAGGTTTTGATTGTTTCATTGCTAAACCATTTGATATAGATGTACTGGCGCAAACCATACGTTTAATGCTCAATTGA
- a CDS encoding PAS domain-containing sensor histidine kinase, giving the protein MDELNNQLFCQMGEISNDGYFIFNTSNHFFKYVNKAFANIWDVSMEMLKEDPKTLIPNIHPEDRDHSFSCYQECLEDGIPKKYEIRLMISEVEKYIRFSVFPLQTENSIDLCGSVEDITITKHNKIHIEQINAHKNITLEVLAHDLKEPLGMMRLTASAMEKEATELGSEVLKDSLIFIKDMCERNIKLVKGMINREFLKSAIIELKKERADLVWELQDVVRFYRRSHLRELKNFRFRCVSEHIFLAIDSMKFLQVINNLISNAIKFTPTGATIEIGLQDQPKSVVISVADNGIGIPDDLKPTLFDKGRQGVKKGLSGEDTGGLGMSIIKTIVELHGGVVWFDSEVGIGTTFYIELPK; this is encoded by the coding sequence ATGGACGAACTCAACAACCAATTGTTTTGCCAAATGGGCGAAATTTCTAACGATGGATATTTTATATTCAATACTTCAAATCACTTTTTTAAATACGTTAATAAAGCTTTTGCAAATATTTGGGATGTCAGTATGGAGATGTTGAAAGAAGATCCTAAAACGTTGATACCGAATATTCATCCTGAAGATAGAGACCATTCGTTTTCTTGCTATCAAGAATGTTTGGAAGACGGAATTCCAAAAAAGTATGAGATTAGGTTAATGATAAGTGAAGTAGAAAAATATATTCGATTCTCGGTATTTCCGCTTCAAACGGAAAATAGCATTGACCTTTGTGGTTCTGTAGAGGATATTACCATTACTAAGCACAATAAAATTCACATCGAACAGATAAATGCGCACAAGAATATAACACTTGAAGTGCTTGCCCATGATTTAAAAGAACCACTCGGAATGATGCGGTTAACGGCAAGTGCAATGGAGAAAGAGGCAACTGAGTTAGGTAGTGAGGTACTGAAAGATTCGTTGATCTTCATTAAGGATATGTGCGAAAGAAATATAAAGCTGGTTAAAGGGATGATTAATCGTGAGTTCTTAAAATCTGCAATAATAGAATTAAAAAAAGAGAGGGCAGATTTAGTTTGGGAACTTCAAGATGTTGTACGTTTTTATAGGCGTTCTCACTTGAGAGAATTAAAAAACTTTCGTTTTAGATGTGTTAGTGAACATATTTTTCTGGCTATTGATAGCATGAAATTTCTTCAGGTTATCAATAACTTAATTTCCAATGCTATCAAATTTACACCTACTGGAGCAACAATAGAAATTGGTTTGCAAGATCAACCTAAAAGTGTTGTAATTAGTGTTGCAGATAATGGAATCGGTATACCAGATGACCTAAAACCTACTTTGTTTGACAAAGGTAGGCAAGGAGTAAAAAAAGGATTAAGCGGAGAGGATACTGGAGGTTTAGGAATGAGCATTATCAAAACAATTGTAGAATTACACGGTGGAGTAGTTTGGTTTGATAGTGAAGTGGGGATTGGAACTACCTTTTACATTGAGCTTCCAAAATAA
- a CDS encoding RNA polymerase sigma factor, producing the protein METSTPFNQLLNDHSPSLKTFAFKFTRDSAVADDLFQDTMVKALRYVDQFKEGTNIKGWLFTIMRNTFINDYRKDVRKNALITQEEEISSVHLMKSSSINTAEGKFAMADIQRSLDKLPKCYYDPFIQYFEGYKYHEIAEDLGIPIGTVKTRIHMARQILKKQLKVYKK; encoded by the coding sequence ATGGAAACATCTACACCATTTAATCAGTTACTTAACGACCATTCACCAAGTTTAAAAACGTTCGCCTTTAAGTTTACAAGAGACAGTGCAGTTGCAGATGACCTTTTCCAAGATACCATGGTAAAGGCATTAAGATATGTAGACCAATTTAAGGAAGGTACCAATATTAAAGGATGGCTTTTTACTATCATGCGCAACACTTTTATAAATGATTATAGAAAAGATGTTCGTAAAAATGCCCTAATTACTCAAGAAGAGGAAATTTCATCTGTACATTTAATGAAAAGCTCTTCAATCAATACCGCAGAAGGAAAATTTGCCATGGCAGATATTCAACGTTCATTAGATAAGTTACCTAAATGTTATTACGACCCGTTTATACAGTATTTTGAGGGTTATAAATACCATGAAATTGCAGAAGATCTTGGTATTCCTATTGGAACAGTTAAAACAAGAATCCACATGGCTCGGCAGATACTTAAAAAGCAATTAAAAGTTTATAAAAAGTAA
- a CDS encoding RNA polymerase sigma factor, whose translation MNQKDVLFKEIFDKNSKKIFHLCYGYTGDKDSANDLLQETFLKVWQNLDKFRNKSLISTWIYRIAVNTCLTYLRSEKRQAKDELTENIIETKVEEFSEKNEQVALLYKSISKLEENDRLIITMVLDELPYNEIADISGISEGNLRVKIHRIKQKLTELYNQHARI comes from the coding sequence GTGAATCAAAAAGACGTCTTATTTAAGGAAATTTTCGACAAAAACTCCAAGAAGATTTTTCACTTATGTTATGGTTATACAGGCGATAAAGATTCTGCTAACGACCTTTTACAAGAGACATTCTTAAAGGTATGGCAAAATCTGGATAAGTTTAGAAACAAATCATTAATCTCTACTTGGATCTATCGTATTGCCGTAAACACGTGTTTAACTTATTTACGCTCAGAAAAAAGACAGGCAAAGGATGAACTAACGGAAAACATTATAGAAACCAAGGTTGAGGAATTCTCTGAAAAGAATGAACAAGTGGCTTTGCTCTATAAATCTATCTCTAAATTAGAAGAGAATGACCGTTTAATCATTACCATGGTTTTAGATGAACTACCATATAATGAAATAGCAGATATTTCTGGAATTAGTGAAGGAAATTTAAGGGTTAAAATTCATCGCATTAAACAAAAACTGACAGAACTATACAATCAACATGCAAGAATTTGA
- a CDS encoding PAS domain S-box protein, whose protein sequence is MSEQAPFLSLEQLFKVLSLTKTATAVHIGEDAKIQFANDAMLQIWGRDNSVIGMSLADALPELKGQPFIEMFAKVWKEGLTISGSDTAAELVINGELKTFYFDFEYRAVKDENGKVISVLHSAVDVTERFLNREELNQAKENKQLLLREQSLNEELAAANEEMLAINEELSKSREELSLLNEELEKRVEVRVKEFTESEERFRTMAEGTDVLIAVSDVEGKPFYFNKAWSKTTGRALKKLLENGWVDLLHPDDKEDYLTTHRNALLEKISYTGEFRVRDTDDNYHWLLKKGTPRFLKDGSFIGYISSCVDITERKLAERALQEIHEELATSNEELSALNEEITSSMEELELSHAELAISEERFRGLIRQAPFGICVIRAVDLMVVEVNDGYLEVVGRKREEIENLTIWEAVAEAAESYAPVLQKVIDTAIPFKAMEHEVVLVKNGIPKSVFLDFVYEPVINGLGVVTSIMVVVIDVTDKVKARRAIEDIEERIRLAVEAAEMGTYEYNYISDDLTSSDRFNQIFGFDHTVSRNQILSTYHPLDKHLSDEAHEKAKNTGKLFYETRLLFADQSLRWVRILGKVYYNEGGDRTRLLGTVLDITEYKRLQQQKDDFISIASHELKTPITSLKASLQLLERMKANPTPLLPRLIEQSTKSMGKISELVEDLLNVSRMNEGQIRLNKKPFVIAEMLDTCCTHIRQEGKYELVVQGDKTLKVIADEHRIEQVIVNFVNNAVKYAPDFKQIFISVEKFSEVARVAVTDKGPGIAPDKLPHLFDRYFRADETGAQVSGLGLGLYISSEIISRHGGEIGVESELGKGSTFWFTLPLIV, encoded by the coding sequence ATGAGCGAACAGGCGCCTTTTTTAAGTCTCGAACAATTATTCAAAGTTCTATCTTTAACAAAAACTGCAACAGCTGTACATATAGGCGAAGATGCCAAAATCCAATTTGCAAATGATGCCATGCTTCAGATATGGGGCAGAGATAATAGCGTAATAGGGATGAGTTTAGCAGATGCACTGCCAGAACTCAAAGGTCAGCCTTTTATTGAAATGTTTGCTAAGGTTTGGAAAGAGGGGCTAACTATTTCAGGCAGTGATACTGCAGCTGAATTGGTAATAAATGGTGAGTTAAAGACTTTTTATTTCGATTTTGAATATAGGGCAGTAAAAGATGAAAATGGAAAAGTAATTAGTGTATTGCATAGTGCGGTAGATGTCACTGAACGTTTTCTTAATAGAGAAGAATTAAATCAAGCTAAAGAAAATAAACAATTACTATTAAGAGAACAATCTTTAAACGAAGAGTTAGCTGCTGCCAATGAAGAAATGCTAGCTATTAATGAAGAATTGTCTAAAAGCAGGGAAGAATTAAGCTTGTTGAACGAGGAGTTAGAAAAACGTGTTGAGGTTCGTGTAAAAGAATTTACGGAAAGTGAAGAGCGCTTTAGGACAATGGCAGAAGGAACCGATGTTTTAATTGCAGTAAGTGACGTAGAAGGAAAACCGTTTTATTTTAATAAAGCTTGGTCTAAAACAACTGGTCGGGCACTGAAAAAATTATTAGAAAATGGATGGGTAGATTTACTTCATCCAGATGATAAGGAAGACTATTTGACTACTCATCGAAATGCTTTATTAGAGAAAATTTCTTACACAGGAGAGTTTAGGGTGAGGGATACGGATGATAACTATCATTGGTTGCTGAAGAAAGGTACACCTCGTTTCCTTAAAGATGGCTCCTTTATTGGTTATATTAGCTCATGTGTAGACATTACCGAAAGAAAGTTAGCTGAAAGAGCACTCCAAGAAATACACGAAGAATTGGCAACTTCAAATGAAGAACTGTCTGCACTTAATGAGGAAATTACTTCATCTATGGAAGAATTAGAACTTTCTCATGCAGAGTTAGCTATAAGTGAGGAACGTTTCAGGGGTTTAATTAGGCAAGCACCTTTTGGGATTTGCGTAATTAGGGCAGTTGATTTAATGGTGGTTGAAGTAAATGACGGATATCTTGAAGTGGTAGGTAGAAAACGGGAAGAAATTGAAAACCTAACCATTTGGGAAGCTGTAGCAGAAGCCGCTGAAAGTTATGCGCCAGTATTACAAAAGGTAATAGATACAGCAATTCCATTTAAGGCAATGGAGCATGAGGTAGTGCTTGTTAAAAATGGAATTCCTAAATCAGTTTTCCTTGATTTTGTTTATGAACCAGTTATCAATGGCTTAGGTGTAGTTACATCAATTATGGTGGTTGTAATAGATGTAACTGATAAAGTAAAGGCAAGAAGAGCGATTGAGGATATTGAGGAAAGAATAAGACTTGCGGTAGAGGCCGCAGAAATGGGGACTTATGAATACAATTATATTTCAGATGACTTAACTTCTTCAGATAGGTTTAATCAAATATTTGGTTTTGACCATACTGTCTCTAGGAATCAGATTTTATCAACTTATCATCCTTTGGATAAGCATTTGAGCGATGAAGCTCATGAAAAAGCGAAAAATACAGGTAAATTGTTTTATGAAACCCGTTTATTATTTGCCGACCAATCTTTAAGATGGGTAAGGATTTTGGGCAAGGTTTATTATAATGAGGGTGGTGACAGGACAAGGTTGTTAGGTACAGTTTTAGACATTACGGAATATAAACGATTGCAACAACAAAAAGACGATTTTATTTCTATCGCTAGCCACGAACTTAAAACGCCTATAACAAGCCTCAAGGCGTCATTGCAGCTTTTAGAAAGAATGAAAGCTAATCCAACACCACTTTTACCTCGATTAATTGAACAATCTACCAAAAGCATGGGCAAAATATCTGAATTAGTAGAAGATTTGTTAAATGTAAGTAGAATGAATGAAGGGCAGATTAGGTTAAATAAAAAGCCATTTGTTATTGCTGAGATGTTAGACACTTGTTGTACACATATTAGGCAAGAGGGTAAATATGAATTGGTAGTACAAGGTGACAAAACACTTAAAGTTATAGCAGATGAACATCGAATAGAGCAAGTGATAGTTAATTTTGTGAACAATGCGGTTAAGTATGCTCCAGACTTTAAACAAATATTTATTTCGGTAGAAAAGTTTAGTGAAGTTGCAAGAGTTGCGGTTACAGATAAAGGCCCTGGTATTGCACCAGATAAGTTACCTCACTTGTTTGATAGATATTTTAGAGCAGATGAAACAGGAGCACAAGTTTCTGGTTTGGGCTTAGGCTTGTACATCAGTTCTGAAATTATAAGCAGACATGGTGGAGAAATAGGTGTGGAGAGCGAATTGGGTAAAGGTAGTACTTTTTGGTTTACGTTGCCTTTGATTGTTTAG
- a CDS encoding dicarboxylate/amino acid:cation symporter: MSSKNKLTLFIFIALVVGVAVGYYLNVNNFSTNNNAIVSADAQVKKIEAQMGNLPDTTVAQYAVLKTQKAEQVKIRKENEVAREKGLEPLTLLSDIFLRLIKMIVAPLVFTTLVVGVAKVGDIKAVGRIGGKTMLWFISASLMSLLLGMLLVNLWKPGEAMNLPLPSSHTETGIKATALSVKDFISHIVPKSFAESMATNEILQIVIFSLFFGVATAAIGEKGKVVIEFFDSVAHIILKVTGYVMNFAPFAVFGAMAAIVAKQGISVLSTYALFIGEFYSGMVILWILLILVGYLILKKRIFNLMNRMKEPVMLAFSTASSEAAYPRTLLQLERFGCKDKIVSFVLPLGYSFNLDGSMLYMTFASIFIAQCYGIHLPLDKQLTMLLILMLTSKGIAGVPRASLVVIAGTIATFNIPEAGLALLIGIDPLLDMGRSATNVIGNSIATAVVSKWEGELSGPLD; the protein is encoded by the coding sequence ATGTCGAGTAAAAACAAACTAACGCTATTTATTTTCATAGCACTTGTAGTTGGTGTAGCGGTAGGTTATTACCTAAACGTAAACAATTTCAGCACAAATAATAATGCTATAGTTAGCGCTGATGCGCAGGTAAAAAAGATTGAAGCTCAAATGGGCAATTTGCCTGATACTACGGTAGCGCAATATGCAGTTCTAAAAACTCAGAAAGCCGAACAGGTTAAGATCAGGAAGGAAAACGAAGTTGCTAGAGAGAAAGGATTAGAACCATTAACCTTGCTAAGTGATATTTTTTTAAGGTTAATTAAAATGATTGTAGCGCCTTTGGTATTCACTACATTAGTTGTAGGTGTTGCAAAGGTTGGGGATATTAAAGCTGTAGGCCGTATCGGCGGAAAAACGATGTTATGGTTTATCAGTGCCTCATTAATGTCGTTGTTATTAGGGATGCTTTTGGTAAACCTTTGGAAACCAGGCGAAGCGATGAATTTGCCATTACCAAGTAGCCATACTGAAACAGGAATTAAAGCTACAGCCTTATCTGTTAAAGATTTTATATCACATATTGTACCTAAAAGTTTTGCCGAATCAATGGCAACCAACGAGATTTTGCAGATTGTAATTTTCTCTTTGTTTTTTGGCGTTGCTACTGCTGCGATTGGCGAAAAAGGAAAAGTGGTTATCGAATTTTTCGATTCAGTTGCACACATCATTTTAAAAGTTACTGGTTATGTAATGAATTTTGCTCCCTTTGCTGTATTTGGGGCAATGGCAGCAATTGTAGCCAAGCAGGGAATTAGCGTTTTATCAACCTATGCCTTGTTTATTGGCGAGTTTTATTCTGGGATGGTTATCTTATGGATACTGTTAATTCTGGTGGGTTATTTGATTTTGAAGAAAAGAATATTTAACCTGATGAACAGAATGAAAGAGCCAGTAATGTTAGCTTTTAGTACTGCAAGTAGCGAAGCGGCTTACCCAAGAACCTTATTGCAACTGGAGCGTTTTGGCTGTAAAGATAAAATTGTAAGTTTTGTTTTGCCTTTAGGTTATTCCTTCAACCTTGATGGTTCTATGTTGTACATGACCTTTGCCTCAATATTTATTGCGCAATGTTATGGCATACATTTACCATTAGATAAGCAGCTAACTATGTTGTTAATTTTGATGTTGACTAGTAAAGGTATCGCAGGTGTTCCTCGTGCATCTTTAGTAGTTATTGCAGGTACAATTGCTACTTTCAATATACCAGAAGCTGGATTAGCCCTGTTAATTGGTATTGACCCATTATTAGATATGGGTAGGTCTGCAACAAATGTTATCGGAAACAGCATTGCAACTGCAGTAGTGAGTAAATGGGAAGGTGAGTTATCAGGACCATTAGATTAG
- a CDS encoding DUF4397 domain-containing protein yields the protein MKTKTNNFIKGIALASALVLSISSCKKDDDNPSSSNVSLTLVNTIDGSAAQDVYLDDSKASTSAVAYGSTATNLSTTTGSKTVAFKNTGTSTVTATANVNVSANSSTSLYLVKQANGNYAINTYANDNTAVSGKAKVRFINVAPLLTSTVNVTTSTGVALISALTFTTASAYQTVDANTALNVNMTGSLEVTTIAGSELQAGKIYTVWFDSSTTTKVKYHVVVQN from the coding sequence ATGAAAACAAAGACTAACAATTTCATTAAAGGTATTGCCTTAGCGAGCGCTTTGGTATTATCAATTTCATCTTGTAAAAAAGATGATGACAACCCATCTTCATCAAATGTAAGTTTAACACTAGTAAACACCATTGACGGTTCTGCTGCACAAGATGTTTATTTAGATGATTCAAAAGCTAGCACTTCAGCAGTTGCCTATGGAAGCACGGCTACAAACTTAAGTACAACAACAGGTTCTAAAACAGTAGCATTTAAGAATACAGGAACTAGTACTGTAACAGCCACCGCTAACGTAAATGTTTCTGCCAATAGCTCTACATCTTTATACTTGGTTAAACAAGCTAATGGGAATTATGCTATAAATACTTATGCAAACGACAACACTGCAGTAAGCGGTAAAGCTAAGGTTAGGTTCATTAATGTAGCCCCGTTATTAACTAGTACAGTAAATGTAACTACCTCTACTGGAGTTGCTTTAATTTCTGCTCTTACATTTACCACTGCATCGGCATATCAAACTGTTGATGCAAATACGGCATTAAATGTTAACATGACTGGTTCATTGGAAGTAACTACCATTGCAGGAAGCGAATTACAAGCAGGCAAAATTTATACGGTTTGGTTTGATAGCTCAACAACAACTAAAGTAAAATATCATGTTGTAGTGCAAAATTAA
- the nudK gene encoding GDP-mannose pyrophosphatase NudK, protein MIKDVKILKTELLSDNWYILKKLTYEYLKKDGTHQQQTREVYDRGNGATILLYNKAQQTVILTKQFRLPTFVNGNEDGMLIEACAGLLDKDNPEDCIKRETEEETGYKIKDVRKIYEVYMSPGSVTEKLYFFIAEYDSEMKINDGGGVEGEEENIEVLELLIDDAMEMMDSGEIRDAKTIMLLQYIKLKNIL, encoded by the coding sequence GATAAAAGACGTAAAAATTTTAAAAACAGAACTGCTTTCAGATAATTGGTATATTCTTAAAAAGTTAACTTATGAGTACTTAAAAAAGGATGGCACTCATCAACAACAGACTAGAGAAGTTTATGATAGAGGAAATGGCGCAACAATTTTACTTTATAACAAAGCACAGCAAACGGTTATTTTAACCAAACAATTTAGGTTGCCAACTTTTGTAAATGGTAATGAAGATGGCATGTTGATAGAAGCTTGCGCTGGTTTATTAGACAAAGACAATCCAGAAGACTGCATTAAACGTGAAACTGAAGAAGAAACAGGTTACAAAATTAAAGATGTTCGTAAAATTTATGAAGTCTACATGTCACCTGGTTCAGTTACCGAAAAGCTTTATTTTTTCATTGCAGAATACGATAGCGAAATGAAAATTAACGATGGTGGTGGTGTAGAAGGAGAAGAAGAAAACATCGAAGTATTAGAATTATTAATTGATGATGCAATGGAAATGATGGATAGTGGAGAGATAAGAGATGCCAAGACAATCATGCTTTTACAATATATCAAACTAAAAAACATATTATAA
- a CDS encoding BlaI/MecI/CopY family transcriptional regulator, giving the protein MEKLTLQEEEAMLAIWQVGAGFIKDFMDAMPEPKPPYTTLASTVKNLERKGFLKSERYANANRYSAKVKEAEYKKRFMNGFVNNYFQSSYKELVAFFAKDNKISADELKEIINLIENPKK; this is encoded by the coding sequence ATGGAGAAGTTAACACTACAAGAAGAGGAAGCGATGTTGGCCATTTGGCAGGTTGGAGCAGGTTTTATTAAAGACTTTATGGATGCAATGCCAGAGCCGAAACCGCCCTATACAACTTTAGCATCAACAGTAAAAAATCTAGAACGAAAAGGTTTCCTTAAAAGCGAGCGTTATGCAAATGCTAATCGTTACAGTGCAAAAGTTAAGGAAGCGGAGTATAAAAAACGTTTCATGAATGGCTTTGTGAATAATTATTTCCAAAGTTCTTATAAAGAATTAGTTGCCTTTTTTGCAAAGGATAACAAGATCAGTGCAGATGAATTGAAAGAAATAATCAATCTAATTGAGAACCCAAAAAAATAA